The following are encoded in a window of Chondrinema litorale genomic DNA:
- a CDS encoding triple tyrosine motif-containing protein codes for MNKLILTVLFTVTQLCNYTFAQVENTNTEIPFSNSIKGIPRILHYTKNDFNSDTQFWSMCQDKDGVLYFGNNEGVLIYDGEHWQYIHLPNRSSMRSLLQAKDGTIYAGGFNDFGTIEKDEFGKYQYNSLMHLIRVEDKNLENLWDVQEVQGHIVFRSFRMLVAISNNKAITLPPPNGSQFTFSTEVNNRYYVQDNEGLKHLDLNSMEFSSFVEPEEINHEDIVELLPGNSDNELLAFTKQGSIFKIDPETTEVTFWKSILKSSSNNLITCGLKAATGDYYLGTLSTKVIALNKFGEEISNDTFYNLQDKTVLNIFESNEGNIWALLNNGLDCIDISSPVSLLFENASIFDVLFEGNSMYIASNQGVFYCDDISKSSNLSRSNFVKIQGLEGQVWSLKKVNGQIICGHDRGLFVVSKDKSKKLSELQGIWKVVPIKGFANHYLVCTYETMYLMSFSEKDGFKLEHKIQGFNESSRDIVQTEEPGVFWVCHGYKGVFKVKINDEYTRVISVEHYRDQNGLPSAFNINVFKWNNDVVFTSNEGVYTYNEKENQFLPHEELSKILGKNASIRKIIEHNDKTWFVQDEEAGYFYNNDDTGNLYKGLFLQLKGSFSKGMECIIPVGSNLVLMGTVTGLYAFELDQTANKINHETNIISISYKNAAEEVNGKLVTGSDNFQILPNLSSTITFEFASPSFNDKTNVQFSYKLEGLDESWSAWQETPFKEYSHIKAGEYIFKVKARSLLGETAEPANYYFKILPAWYQSQWAITIYVIAAFLLILITVMWVKRKIFIENEKVRKEEFKARKVLELEIEQMKLQQDKERMQRVKEKLEYDVIDKSKELANYTMLLVKKQEAMTELKKELNELKTVARNDTMRKKVRDLIRKITVNLDDKEYVQIFEANFERVHHQFFQNLKSSFPDLTQKELRLCALVKMSLSNKDISQMFNISVRGVETARYRLRKKLNLEHEDNMVDFFEKFDPPKVEKTH; via the coding sequence ATGAATAAACTAATTCTAACGGTCTTATTCACTGTTACGCAGTTGTGTAACTATACATTTGCCCAAGTAGAAAATACTAATACAGAAATACCTTTCTCGAATTCTATAAAAGGAATCCCCAGAATACTCCATTACACAAAAAATGATTTTAACAGCGACACTCAATTTTGGTCTATGTGCCAAGATAAGGATGGCGTGTTGTATTTCGGAAATAATGAAGGTGTGCTCATCTATGATGGCGAACACTGGCAATACATCCATTTGCCAAATCGCTCGTCTATGCGATCTTTATTGCAGGCAAAAGATGGCACTATCTACGCTGGTGGATTTAATGATTTCGGTACAATCGAAAAAGATGAGTTTGGAAAGTACCAGTACAATTCTTTAATGCATTTGATACGGGTTGAAGATAAAAATCTGGAAAACCTTTGGGATGTTCAAGAAGTGCAAGGGCACATAGTTTTTAGAAGTTTCCGTATGTTGGTGGCTATTTCTAATAATAAAGCGATTACCTTACCTCCGCCAAATGGCAGCCAGTTTACTTTTTCTACTGAAGTAAATAACCGCTATTATGTGCAAGACAATGAAGGACTAAAACACCTCGACCTCAACTCCATGGAATTTAGCTCTTTTGTAGAACCAGAAGAAATTAACCACGAAGATATAGTTGAGTTACTCCCCGGAAATAGTGATAACGAACTGCTGGCATTTACAAAACAAGGCAGCATATTTAAGATTGATCCTGAAACAACAGAAGTCACATTCTGGAAAAGTATATTAAAATCGAGTTCTAACAATCTAATTACTTGCGGATTAAAAGCAGCTACTGGCGATTATTACCTGGGTACATTAAGCACCAAAGTAATTGCACTCAATAAATTTGGCGAAGAAATCAGCAACGATACTTTCTATAACCTCCAAGATAAAACCGTATTAAACATTTTCGAAAGTAATGAGGGCAATATCTGGGCACTGCTTAACAATGGCCTAGACTGTATTGATATCTCTTCTCCTGTTTCACTACTCTTTGAAAATGCATCTATCTTTGATGTGCTCTTTGAGGGAAACAGTATGTACATAGCTTCTAACCAAGGAGTTTTTTACTGCGATGATATTAGCAAAAGCTCAAATCTTTCTCGCTCCAACTTTGTGAAAATACAAGGCTTAGAAGGTCAAGTTTGGTCACTTAAAAAAGTAAATGGTCAAATTATCTGTGGGCACGATAGAGGTTTGTTTGTTGTTTCGAAAGATAAAAGCAAAAAACTTTCAGAATTGCAGGGTATCTGGAAAGTTGTTCCCATAAAAGGCTTTGCCAATCACTATTTGGTTTGTACTTACGAAACCATGTACCTAATGAGCTTTTCAGAAAAAGATGGCTTTAAGTTAGAACATAAGATACAGGGATTTAATGAATCGAGTAGAGATATTGTTCAAACTGAGGAGCCCGGTGTGTTTTGGGTTTGCCACGGGTACAAAGGTGTTTTTAAAGTAAAAATAAATGATGAATACACCCGAGTAATTAGTGTCGAGCATTACAGAGATCAGAACGGATTGCCATCTGCTTTCAACATCAATGTTTTTAAGTGGAATAATGATGTTGTTTTCACTTCGAATGAAGGAGTTTATACCTACAATGAAAAAGAAAACCAGTTTCTACCACATGAGGAACTAAGTAAAATTCTCGGTAAGAATGCCAGCATCAGAAAAATAATTGAACACAACGATAAAACATGGTTTGTTCAAGACGAAGAGGCAGGTTATTTCTACAATAATGATGATACTGGAAATTTGTACAAAGGATTATTTCTGCAATTAAAAGGCTCTTTTAGCAAAGGCATGGAATGCATTATTCCGGTAGGTTCTAATCTTGTATTGATGGGGACAGTAACCGGCTTATACGCTTTTGAGCTTGATCAAACAGCCAACAAAATCAATCACGAGACTAATATTATCAGTATAAGCTATAAAAATGCTGCTGAAGAAGTGAATGGAAAACTAGTTACAGGTAGTGATAATTTCCAAATCTTACCTAATCTATCGAGCACTATTACCTTTGAGTTTGCCTCCCCTAGTTTTAATGATAAAACCAATGTGCAATTTAGCTATAAACTCGAAGGTTTAGACGAATCGTGGTCTGCTTGGCAAGAAACCCCTTTTAAAGAATACAGCCATATAAAAGCAGGTGAGTATATTTTTAAGGTAAAAGCCAGAAGCTTGTTAGGAGAAACTGCTGAACCAGCCAACTACTACTTTAAAATTTTACCTGCTTGGTATCAGTCTCAATGGGCTATCACAATTTATGTAATTGCTGCTTTTCTGCTTATCTTAATTACGGTGATGTGGGTGAAACGAAAAATATTTATCGAAAACGAAAAGGTTAGAAAAGAAGAATTTAAAGCCAGAAAAGTGCTTGAGTTAGAAATTGAGCAGATGAAATTGCAGCAAGACAAAGAACGTATGCAAAGAGTAAAAGAGAAACTCGAATACGATGTAATTGATAAAAGTAAAGAGCTGGCAAACTACACCATGCTTCTGGTAAAAAAACAAGAAGCAATGACGGAACTCAAAAAAGAATTGAATGAGCTAAAAACAGTCGCTAGAAATGATACCATGCGCAAAAAAGTGCGTGATCTTATTCGCAAAATTACAGTTAATCTAGACGATAAGGAGTATGTGCAAATATTTGAAGCTAATTTCGAAAGGGTGCATCATCAGTTTTTCCAGAATTTAAAAAGCAGTTTTCCAGATCTCACTCAAAAAGAACTGAGACTTTGTGCATTGGTAAAAATGAGTTTGTCTAATAAAGATATTTCTCAAATGTTCAATATCTCGGTTCGTGGTGTAGAAACTGCCCGTTACAGGTTACGCAAAAAACTCAATTTAGAACATGAAGATAATATGGTGGATTTCTTCGAAAAATTCGATCCTCCAAAAGTAGAGAAAACTCATTAA
- a CDS encoding RNA polymerase sigma-70 factor, with protein MHSFNKQADKELLEAISQNNENALTALYKRYFQNLCDFSFQFLKREDLAEEAVSDVFLNIWLKRGDIHITSSIRSYLYIAVRNQSYNYLKKSKMAMTEDIELAVEKGMSSALTADRFLLYSEFKEEIEELIKQMPSKRQLIFRMHRLEGFKYKEIAEILSISPNTVQNQMVEATKFILQQYPKFSTTKMWFLVLLILTGI; from the coding sequence ATGCACAGTTTTAATAAACAGGCTGATAAAGAATTACTAGAAGCTATATCGCAAAACAATGAGAATGCCCTCACTGCTTTGTACAAGCGATATTTTCAGAATTTATGTGACTTCTCCTTTCAATTTCTTAAGCGCGAAGATTTAGCAGAAGAAGCTGTTTCAGATGTTTTTTTAAATATCTGGCTCAAGCGTGGAGATATACATATTACTAGCAGCATTAGATCTTATCTTTACATTGCCGTTCGAAATCAATCTTATAACTATTTGAAAAAGAGCAAAATGGCTATGACAGAAGATATCGAACTAGCAGTAGAAAAAGGCATGAGCTCTGCCTTAACTGCCGACAGGTTTTTGCTTTACAGTGAGTTTAAAGAAGAAATAGAAGAACTCATAAAACAAATGCCTTCTAAAAGACAGCTAATTTTTCGTATGCACCGCCTCGAAGGCTTCAAGTATAAGGAAATAGCCGAAATACTCTCCATCTCTCCCAATACTGTTCAAAACCAAATGGTAGAAGCTACAAAATTCATTTTGCAGCAGTATCCTAAATTCAGCACTACTAAAATGTGGTTTTTAGTACTTTTAATACTTACTGGTATTTAA
- a CDS encoding FecR family protein — MDQDNFVQLVTRHLSNEASFKEIEVLRELLKDEKYNKLFKWVAAKWEEDKQNIKLANFNMDRGMDKLVNKIRKYEPDFQSETLTNADPVNKVQPITKQINYWRYLPKIAVSVLLLLMVGLSYYHFLNNPIKTETSWKEIVTKPGQKSMITLADGTLVKLNAGSKFKYPEKFTDSLRQVYLEGEAYFKVKSMPEKPFIVHSQELSTKVLGTVFNVAAYPDESDVEVTLVEGKVEVIPSNKQKESYILSPNEKVVFNKPEKSFELKNEADVQKVTSWKNNVLLIENEPLSVVTKKLKMWYGVEVELGSPGLENCKLKARFENESLKTVLQVLKYTFDLTIINENGKITLTGNGCK; from the coding sequence ATGGATCAAGATAATTTTGTACAATTAGTAACCCGGCACCTTTCGAACGAAGCTTCATTTAAAGAAATTGAAGTACTAAGAGAGTTGCTTAAAGATGAAAAGTATAACAAGCTTTTCAAATGGGTTGCTGCTAAGTGGGAAGAAGACAAGCAGAATATTAAACTGGCAAATTTTAATATGGATCGTGGTATGGATAAGCTGGTGAATAAAATACGCAAGTATGAACCAGATTTTCAGAGCGAAACACTTACAAATGCTGATCCTGTAAACAAAGTACAACCCATTACAAAACAGATTAACTATTGGAGGTATCTGCCTAAAATAGCTGTATCAGTTTTATTGCTATTAATGGTTGGGCTGTCTTATTATCATTTTTTAAATAACCCAATAAAAACAGAAACAAGCTGGAAAGAGATTGTAACCAAGCCGGGACAAAAATCTATGATTACACTGGCAGATGGAACACTTGTAAAATTGAATGCTGGTAGTAAGTTTAAGTATCCAGAAAAATTTACAGATTCTCTCAGACAGGTGTATCTAGAAGGTGAAGCTTATTTTAAAGTGAAGTCGATGCCTGAGAAACCATTTATCGTACATTCGCAAGAGCTATCTACCAAAGTGTTGGGTACTGTGTTTAATGTGGCAGCTTATCCAGATGAATCTGATGTTGAAGTAACCCTAGTAGAAGGAAAAGTTGAAGTTATTCCATCCAACAAACAAAAAGAAAGTTACATACTTTCTCCCAACGAGAAAGTGGTGTTTAACAAACCAGAAAAATCTTTTGAGCTTAAGAACGAGGCAGATGTGCAAAAAGTAACTTCCTGGAAAAATAATGTATTACTTATCGAAAACGAACCACTCAGTGTAGTTACCAAAAAATTAAAAATGTGGTATGGAGTAGAGGTTGAGTTAGGTTCTCCAGGATTAGAAAACTGTAAGCTGAAAGCAAGGTTTGAAAATGAATCTTTAAAAACAGTGCTTCAGGTATTAAAATACACTTTTGACTTAACTATAATAAATGAAAATGGAAAAATTACTTTAACGGGCAACGGTTGTAAATAA
- a CDS encoding SusC/RagA family TonB-linked outer membrane protein, which produces MKKTIPKTIIFMSRNLLFGILIQTLLTSMVFAVDMANAQKLKDVYLKVDIGDVTLGKSLQIIEENTDFNFSFQTGNLPLAKKLKISGEDHSLQEILTQISKKAKVSFKRINNQIIVKSYDAKADLNVIDAAVADITISGKVTDAQTNEPIPGASILIKGTTKGTVTDFDGNYKIIAPEDGTLQISYVGFTTQEVEVGGRSTIDIALATDLNQLEEILIVGYGTSNKEDVTGAVTNVDAVKEINNRPINNVESVLQGTVAGVTVVNNSGDPTSTPTIRIRGIGTMNDEAPLYVVDGIPNAPVPNPTDIKTMTVLKDASAAAIYGVRAAAGVILIETKKGEAGKPKVSFNAYGGFQQAWKKLESLDAREYAEVMNTAFDNAGYADDYNGRDYIKEDLNPYGFVTRTDWIDEIFRSGTMQNYDLSVSGGSDKGTYMASVGHRKIEGTLLNTYSKIYSARFNSSLNLSDKLRVGENIMVKYTDGNYGVNTSSGYTGALISAIYYPRSAVVWEDQANGIYGGVVPSDNTTYAGSYGDLINPVAYLNRLDDKRPTTTLSGNFFLDYDILEGLKFRFNGGLNRTVAQQSQFTSKVPEIGKISDYNELYESTTVDQSWVAENTLTYEKLFNNVHGLKLMVGYTAQKNTSEYNSITGRGFMDESQSSRYMANASEITAFDGSKYEYALTSWLGRVNYDYNDKYFFTGIVRRDGTSKLYDATSSDNNHIGVFPSLSVGWKLSNESFIQDISAISFLKLRAGWGKIGNLGSLSNYPLSLLMEKTQALLGESGDYYSYYGYAINELASQNLKWETTEQTDIGIDAAFFNDKITLTADYFFKNTHDILARGGLLPGTAGVDYNSWTNNKQVKNKGWEISLGYNHQSQSDFQFSINANLSHVKNEVVAMGDVEYETYDNNVRYTLYPIRSQVGQPVYSFYVYETDGIFQSNDEVSAYTGPDGNLVQPYAKAGDLKFVDQNGDGELDDDDKVFKGNAFPEFTYGLNANFAYKGFDLSLFFQGVQNVNLFNGLKLSTLMPTQGYNMLSDIKDAWSPTNTGSDIPIVSVTDENNNFGTVSDWYIEDASYLRLKNLTLGYTIPSSAIEKAGMSSLRVYFTATNLLTFTDYTGFDPEVDAVTNKGIDVGQYPQSRSYILGLNVQF; this is translated from the coding sequence ATGAAAAAAACAATCCCTAAAACAATCATTTTTATGTCCAGAAATTTACTTTTTGGAATTTTAATCCAAACACTGCTAACTTCTATGGTATTTGCAGTCGATATGGCAAATGCTCAGAAGCTAAAAGATGTATATCTGAAAGTAGATATTGGTGATGTTACTTTGGGTAAATCTTTACAGATTATTGAGGAAAATACCGATTTTAATTTTTCATTTCAAACAGGTAATCTTCCTTTAGCTAAGAAATTAAAGATTAGTGGAGAAGATCACAGCCTACAAGAAATTCTCACTCAGATTTCTAAAAAGGCAAAGGTGAGCTTCAAAAGAATTAATAATCAGATTATAGTAAAGAGCTACGATGCTAAAGCTGATTTAAATGTAATTGATGCTGCTGTAGCAGATATTACAATTAGCGGTAAAGTTACGGATGCTCAAACTAATGAGCCTATTCCGGGTGCGAGTATCCTTATTAAAGGAACTACAAAAGGTACTGTTACCGATTTTGATGGTAACTATAAAATAATCGCTCCTGAGGATGGTACTCTTCAAATTAGCTATGTGGGTTTTACCACGCAAGAAGTAGAAGTGGGTGGGAGATCAACCATCGATATCGCACTTGCTACAGACTTAAATCAGCTTGAAGAAATATTAATTGTTGGTTATGGTACTTCTAATAAAGAAGATGTTACCGGTGCAGTTACCAATGTAGATGCCGTAAAAGAGATCAATAACAGACCTATTAATAATGTTGAGAGTGTTTTGCAAGGAACTGTTGCTGGTGTTACTGTAGTAAATAATAGTGGTGATCCTACTTCTACCCCAACTATTAGAATTAGAGGTATTGGTACGATGAACGACGAGGCTCCGCTTTATGTAGTAGATGGAATACCTAATGCGCCAGTGCCGAACCCAACAGACATCAAAACAATGACTGTTCTAAAAGATGCTTCTGCTGCGGCTATCTATGGTGTAAGAGCTGCTGCTGGTGTAATCTTAATCGAAACTAAAAAAGGAGAAGCTGGTAAACCAAAAGTATCTTTTAACGCTTATGGCGGTTTCCAACAAGCTTGGAAAAAACTTGAATCTCTAGATGCAAGAGAGTATGCAGAAGTTATGAATACTGCATTCGACAATGCTGGTTATGCTGACGATTACAATGGTAGAGACTATATAAAAGAAGATTTAAACCCTTATGGTTTTGTAACAAGAACAGACTGGATCGACGAAATTTTCAGAAGCGGTACTATGCAAAACTACGACCTTTCTGTAAGTGGTGGTAGCGACAAAGGCACTTACATGGCTTCTGTTGGTCACAGAAAAATAGAAGGTACACTTTTGAATACTTATTCTAAAATCTACTCTGCAAGATTCAACAGCTCTTTAAATTTATCAGATAAGTTAAGAGTTGGTGAAAACATCATGGTGAAATACACAGATGGTAACTATGGTGTAAATACTTCTTCTGGTTATACAGGTGCGCTTATTTCTGCTATCTACTATCCGAGAAGTGCGGTAGTTTGGGAAGACCAAGCAAACGGAATTTACGGTGGTGTTGTACCTAGTGATAATACTACTTATGCAGGTTCTTATGGTGACTTAATTAATCCAGTTGCTTATTTGAACAGGTTAGACGATAAAAGACCAACTACTACCCTTTCTGGTAACTTCTTCCTTGATTATGACATTTTAGAAGGTTTAAAATTCAGGTTTAACGGCGGTTTAAACAGAACAGTAGCACAGCAATCTCAATTTACTTCTAAAGTACCAGAGATTGGTAAAATTTCAGATTACAACGAATTATACGAATCTACTACTGTTGATCAGTCGTGGGTAGCTGAAAACACACTTACTTACGAAAAGCTATTCAATAATGTGCATGGCTTAAAATTAATGGTAGGTTATACTGCTCAGAAAAATACTTCTGAATACAACAGTATTACTGGTAGAGGTTTTATGGATGAGAGCCAGTCTAGCAGATACATGGCCAATGCTTCTGAAATCACTGCTTTTGATGGTAGTAAATATGAGTATGCTTTAACTTCTTGGCTAGGTAGAGTAAACTACGACTATAATGACAAATACTTCTTCACAGGTATTGTAAGACGTGATGGAACTTCAAAATTATATGATGCAACTTCTAGCGATAACAACCACATAGGTGTTTTCCCTTCACTTTCTGTAGGTTGGAAATTATCTAACGAAAGCTTTATTCAAGATATCTCTGCGATCAGTTTCTTAAAATTAAGAGCAGGCTGGGGTAAAATTGGTAATCTAGGTAGTTTGAGCAATTATCCACTTTCATTATTAATGGAAAAAACACAAGCTTTACTTGGTGAGTCTGGCGACTACTACAGCTATTATGGTTATGCCATTAATGAATTAGCAAGCCAAAACCTGAAATGGGAGACAACTGAGCAAACAGATATCGGTATAGATGCAGCATTCTTCAACGATAAAATCACTTTAACTGCTGATTACTTCTTTAAAAATACCCACGATATTTTGGCTAGAGGTGGTCTTTTACCAGGTACTGCTGGTGTAGATTACAACTCTTGGACAAACAACAAGCAAGTAAAAAACAAAGGTTGGGAAATCTCTTTAGGCTATAACCACCAATCGCAATCAGATTTTCAATTCAGCATCAATGCTAACTTATCTCATGTGAAAAATGAAGTAGTAGCAATGGGTGATGTTGAGTATGAAACTTACGACAATAATGTAAGATACACTTTATACCCAATCAGATCGCAAGTAGGTCAACCGGTTTATTCTTTCTATGTATACGAAACTGATGGTATCTTCCAATCTAATGATGAAGTAAGCGCTTACACTGGTCCTGATGGAAACTTAGTTCAGCCTTATGCAAAAGCAGGTGATTTAAAATTTGTTGATCAAAATGGCGATGGAGAATTAGATGATGACGATAAAGTATTTAAAGGAAATGCTTTCCCTGAATTTACTTATGGTTTAAATGCTAACTTCGCTTACAAAGGTTTTGACCTAAGCTTATTCTTCCAAGGAGTGCAAAATGTAAACCTTTTCAACGGTTTAAAACTCAGTACTTTAATGCCTACACAAGGTTACAACATGTTATCTGACATTAAAGATGCTTGGTCTCCAACGAATACTGGATCAGATATTCCAATAGTATCAGTAACTGATGAAAACAACAACTTCGGTACTGTATCTGACTGGTACATAGAAGATGCCTCTTATTTAAGATTGAAAAACCTAACATTAGGATATACAATACCATCATCTGCGATAGAAAAAGCAGGAATGAGCAGTTTGCGTGTATACTTTACTGCAACCAACCTACTTACATTTACTGATTACACAGGTTTCGACCCTGAAGTAGATGCAGTAACCAACAAAGGTATAGATGTAGGACAGTACCCTCAATCAAGAAGCTACATTCTTGGTCTTAATGTTCAGTTTTAA
- a CDS encoding RagB/SusD family nutrient uptake outer membrane protein — MKNKLYIFLSLTLFIVCSCSEDFLDLQPNGAPSSDNYWQSEDQVVAAANAMYAPFTEDIMYGRGYFWYINASDDMVTGRVKSEPDNIKNFINTGNESYTKNIWALKYKVIKRANEVIVNVADLGEDVVSTEVKERSMGEAYFLSGLMYLDLAYRFGDQNAGIPIVDREDLSDYNVARAESVEVNYEYIISEFEKAAELLPYFSEYSSENMGRAHKTAAYAFMAKTYLYWAQYDASKYALAIEAADKVINSGEHALIDTDSPSEDYKAVFSSANNWGSEYIWSVVSSTLTGSILPGVMFENKGWGLYNGWGYFQPTKELYDEYEEGDVRRDITVFKDGTVFTYFGEEFTWYQTSNNETGYMFGKYTEPFSDQDRVNPNGDKPSTDLNVPLMRFAEILLIKAEAQIASGLNGDEALNMVRTRAGLSALSGATLDDLKHERRCELAGEWTDRHFDLVRWGDADEVYNQELHAHDGTVVWEARPQFDPEIHHVWPIPPDEISASLGVLTQNEGW, encoded by the coding sequence ATGAAAAATAAATTATATATATTTTTATCACTTACGCTTTTTATAGTTTGCTCTTGTAGTGAAGATTTTCTCGATCTTCAACCAAATGGAGCTCCATCATCAGACAACTATTGGCAATCAGAAGATCAGGTAGTTGCTGCTGCAAATGCCATGTATGCTCCTTTTACAGAAGATATTATGTACGGTAGAGGCTACTTCTGGTACATTAATGCCAGTGACGATATGGTAACGGGTCGTGTAAAATCTGAGCCAGATAATATCAAAAACTTTATAAACACTGGTAATGAGAGTTATACAAAAAACATCTGGGCTTTAAAATACAAAGTAATTAAAAGAGCCAATGAGGTAATTGTAAACGTGGCTGATTTAGGCGAAGATGTTGTAAGCACTGAGGTAAAAGAGCGCAGCATGGGCGAAGCTTATTTTCTTTCTGGTTTAATGTATCTGGACTTAGCTTACCGTTTTGGTGACCAAAATGCAGGTATACCAATTGTAGATAGAGAAGACTTAAGCGATTATAATGTAGCAAGAGCAGAAAGCGTAGAAGTAAACTACGAATACATCATTAGCGAATTCGAAAAAGCTGCTGAATTATTACCTTACTTTAGCGAATATTCAAGCGAAAACATGGGTAGAGCACATAAAACGGCTGCTTATGCTTTTATGGCAAAAACCTATCTTTACTGGGCGCAATACGATGCTTCTAAATATGCTTTGGCAATAGAAGCTGCTGATAAAGTGATTAACTCAGGCGAACATGCATTAATCGATACAGATTCTCCTTCAGAAGATTATAAAGCAGTATTCTCTTCTGCGAATAACTGGGGTTCAGAATATATCTGGTCGGTAGTTTCTAGTACTTTAACTGGTAGTATTTTACCGGGTGTTATGTTCGAAAACAAAGGCTGGGGACTTTACAATGGCTGGGGATATTTCCAACCCACTAAAGAATTGTACGACGAATACGAAGAAGGTGATGTTCGTAGAGATATTACCGTATTTAAAGATGGAACTGTATTTACTTATTTCGGTGAAGAGTTTACTTGGTACCAAACTTCTAACAACGAGACTGGTTACATGTTTGGTAAATACACAGAACCATTCTCAGATCAAGATAGAGTTAATCCAAACGGAGACAAGCCAAGTACTGATTTAAATGTGCCATTAATGCGTTTTGCTGAAATTTTACTTATAAAAGCTGAAGCACAAATTGCTAGTGGTTTAAATGGCGATGAAGCATTAAATATGGTAAGAACTCGCGCTGGTCTTTCTGCATTAAGCGGAGCAACTTTAGATGATTTAAAACACGAAAGAAGATGTGAGCTTGCCGGTGAGTGGACAGACCGCCACTTCGACTTAGTAAGATGGGGTGATGCTGATGAAGTTTACAACCAAGAATTACATGCGCATGATGGTACAGTAGTTTGGGAAGCAAGACCTCAGTTCGATCCTGAAATACACCACGTATGGCCAATTCCTCCAGATGAAATTTCTGCAAGTTTGGGTGTTTTAACTCAAAACGAAGGTTGGTAA
- a CDS encoding alkaline phosphatase yields the protein MKRYFIILLSLFLLSNCHSPAPVETEIQSKELPKIKNIIFMIGDGMGLTQVYAGMTAKHGHLNLERCKHIGLVKTYSASSYITDSAAGATAYATGKKTYNAAIGVDADTIPQKSILKIAQENGLSTGLIATCTLTDATPACFVAHQPDRNMHEAIAVDYVSSDVDVLIGGGNQFFTQREDGQNLLEKFAEQGYQTPATIEEVKNIKEGKIAAFLAPKDLPSKKSGRGNDLADGALKAIELLNKNEKGFFLMVEASQIDDGGHFNDAEYIKQEMVDFDETIGKVLDFAEQDGETLVVITADHETGGFSIIDGDLKEGRIKGAFGTGGHSSVMVPAFAFGPGAEEFMGFYENTSIFNKFLAAFNFSL from the coding sequence ATGAAAAGATACTTCATTATACTTCTATCACTCTTTTTACTAAGCAATTGCCACAGCCCTGCTCCTGTTGAAACAGAAATACAATCTAAAGAGCTTCCTAAAATAAAAAACATCATTTTTATGATTGGTGATGGCATGGGACTCACTCAGGTTTACGCTGGTATGACGGCTAAACACGGTCACTTAAATCTGGAAAGATGCAAGCATATTGGTTTAGTAAAAACTTATTCTGCAAGTAGTTATATTACTGACTCAGCAGCCGGAGCTACTGCATATGCAACCGGAAAAAAAACTTATAATGCTGCAATTGGTGTAGATGCCGATACCATTCCTCAAAAATCTATCTTAAAAATTGCTCAAGAAAACGGCCTAAGCACTGGACTCATAGCAACATGTACACTTACAGACGCTACTCCTGCTTGTTTTGTGGCTCATCAACCAGATAGAAATATGCATGAAGCCATCGCAGTTGACTATGTAAGCAGTGATGTAGATGTATTGATTGGAGGTGGAAATCAATTTTTTACACAAAGAGAAGATGGACAAAACTTGCTTGAAAAATTTGCTGAGCAAGGCTACCAAACTCCTGCAACTATTGAAGAAGTTAAAAATATAAAAGAAGGTAAAATCGCCGCTTTTCTAGCACCAAAAGATTTACCTTCTAAAAAATCTGGTAGAGGTAACGATTTGGCGGATGGTGCCCTTAAAGCCATAGAATTACTAAACAAAAATGAAAAAGGCTTTTTCTTGATGGTTGAAGCTTCCCAAATTGACGACGGTGGGCATTTTAATGATGCTGAGTACATCAAACAAGAAATGGTGGACTTTGATGAGACTATCGGAAAAGTGTTGGATTTCGCCGAGCAAGATGGTGAAACCCTAGTAGTGATTACCGCAGACCACGAAACTGGTGGTTTTTCTATAATCGATGGAGATTTAAAAGAAGGCAGAATTAAAGGTGCTTTTGGCACCGGTGGTCACTCTTCTGTAATGGTACCAGCCTTTGCTTTTGGTCCAGGAGCTGAAGAGTTTATGGGATTTTATGAAAACACCAGTATTTTCAATAAATTCTTGGCTGCTTTTAACT